In Ananas comosus cultivar F153 linkage group 14, ASM154086v1, whole genome shotgun sequence, the genomic stretch ttcaaaaaatttaattttatttaaactcagccaaacgctctacagtttttaataaaaattaattctccaaactaaaatcaattctacaaaaatttcttttctagAATCCAGACCAATCAAACCTTATACCTACTACAGTTAGGGCTGAAACTGGGTCACTGTGGAATTCAAAATAGTGctctttttttacaaaatttcaaaacagatcgattttcctttttttctttttatgttgtCGTTTCTGCTGAGAACAAGGTCTGCATGGTGTGTTTTGCATGCCATCATCTAACGTGGCTAGCAATACAGAATAGTAATTAAAAAAGTAGAAAAGTAATAATGAAAACACAGCATGAAAGAAATTATAGTGTCcaactttattaaaatattgtttggctaactttttttttttaacactttgCATTTCAACAAAGTgttctatttgaattttttttacaaaaaaaatattatgcatGCTTTACTCTCACTTTTCTCATTCATATTTCTTTGGATAAACTTTAGATACGACTCTTGTAATTtcgcatttttttactttactacaATGTGGTTtcaagtatattatatatatagttagtgtcatgtgattttatttttatcttttcgtcccATTAAtgtttcgttaaattatatataaaaaatttcagatactctatctaggtttatcgaatattcactttagtaccctttaattttaattctgtcactgatttaatgaaaaaaattagtgaaattgataataaaggataaaaatataaccatagaacactaaattgatacattttaaactatagggtactaaagtgagaaagtataaaATCGatatgatatttaaagtttttcttaaTTCTTTCTGTCTTGTGATCACTTTTGTTCCCCGTCAGCGCGGAAGTCTAACTAATAGTAAATCTAAAGTAGGGAAGCAGAGGTAAAAGCTCTCCCCCACTATCCATCCAAAAACATATACAGATATAGAAACTGTAAAACCACCACAACTAATCATCAAAATagcacaaaaaaatattattatttttagaaatctaACTGTCCATGCCATCATTAATGTTCAATGCATTGGCATACCGGCAAAGGAGTGGTCTGAGTTTTGTAGAGCTGAGTATTTGATTCGGCGTTTGTAATTagtttttattcatttttttttttcactcttcaGGGATATTTGCTGCCTCACTCTATGTGATCAAATTCATTAACTAAATAAATGAGCTACCTttatctccaaaaaaaaaaaaaaaaaaaaaaaaaaaaaagaacaaagaagaaGGCATGAATCAACAAGATGGAAACAAAATAATCACgcaatcataataaaaaaaaaaagaaaccaaacaTCCAGTTCTCCATAATTAGACACCAAAAATTCAGCCTAATAACAAAAGATAAATATAGTAGCTCCATAATCTCCATAACGGAAAAAGATTGCATAAGGTCCTAACTCTAAACTAAGTTGAAAGCCAAGCAGTTTGACGCAATTTTAGGTAGACTTGTCGGGCTtggcagcagcggcagcagcctGTCCCCTGAGCCGTCCAGTCCTCTTGGCGGCAATGAGACCGACCTTCTGGCCGGGCGGCGCGCGGCGGGAAACGGTGCCAGGATGGCCAATGTGCTGGTGGTTACCTCCTCCGTGGGGATGGTCCACAGGGTTCATGGCCACGCCGCGCACCTTGGGCCAGCAGTTGCGCTTGACCCTGAACTTGTGGTACGCATTCCCGGCCTTCAGAAGGGGCTTCTCCGTCCGCCCTCCGCCCGCGACCTGCCCGATCATCGCGCGGCACCCGCTCGAGACGATCTTCTTCGCGCCAGAGGGAAGCTTGATCCTGCACTCTCGTATTAGAAGCTCGATAGTGTAATTCATCCGTTTGAGTtcgaaaatgagaaaaaaaaaaataatatatatatatatatatatatatatatatatatatatatatatatatataaacacctTACCGCCATGTATTATTTATCCAAATGTTGTAATAATAGTTAGATTTACATTCTCACTCTTGTGATATACTCCCGTGCATAACTGTATTATATTGTTTCTTCTTGATGAAATTCAatgtatttagttttatttatgcCTTGGACGAATAGAGAAAATTATATCCGTTCGGCGGATCTGTTAACAATCTTTTAATTGTTCGTTGGATTCGACGGACCTTGTGGTGGCGTTATCGGGGTTGTGGGAGACGACGACGGCGTAGTCCCCGGAGCACCGGGCGAAGACCCCGCGGTCGCCATCGCGGCGCTCGACGTTGCAGACGACGGCGCCCTCGGGGATGGACCGGAGGGGGAGGACGTTCCCGACCATGAGCGAGGCCCTGCGGCCGCAGTGCACGGACTGGCCCGTGTACATGCCCTCGGCGCAGACGAAGAGCTCGTGCTGGCGCTGGTGGCGGACGGGGTGGCGGAAGGTGACGCGCGCGAGGGGGGCGCCGCGGCCGGGGTCGTGGACGATGTCGGAGACGACGCCCCTG encodes the following:
- the LOC109720729 gene encoding 60S ribosomal protein L8-like: MGRVIRAQRKGAGSVFRSHAHHRKGPARFRSLDFAERNGYLRGVVSDIVHDPGRGAPLARVTFRHPVRHQRQHELFVCAEGMYTGQSVHCGRRASLMVGNVLPLRSIPEGAVVCNVERRDGDRGVFARCSGDYAVVVSHNPDNATTRIKLPSGAKKIVSSGCRAMIGQVAGGGRTEKPLLKAGNAYHKFRVKRNCWPKVRGVAMNPVDHPHGGGNHQHIGHPGTVSRRAPPGQKVGLIAAKRTGRLRGQAAAAAAKPDKST